Genomic window (Zymoseptoria tritici IPO323 chromosome 1, whole genome shotgun sequence):
GATCGCGAATGCCGCCGGTCCGTGGAGTAGGGGTAGGAATAATGTACCGACGCGTTGGCGGAAGACCTAGGCATCGTGGTGGTCGGTCGGAAAGAGGCGTAGTTAGGATCGTGAGAGGAGCCGGAGTACGAGTCGTAGGGACGATAGGCTTCAGTAGGCGCAGGTCGAGCGGCGTGGACGTTGTCTATATAGCTCGCTATGTTTCCGCGAAGAAGGACCATATCGGGAGAGTAGGTGATGACGGATATGTAGGGTCGTGCGTGAGGGTCTGTTTATACGATTGACCGGGTTATACCCAGGGATGAGGTGTTTGAGAAGTTCGAGTCACTGGAAGAGGTGCTTTGACAGGCAGGGAAGGCTGGAGTTTGGAGGTTGGTTGTTTTGGTAGGAACAGTGCCATTTTTTCGATCGACCGGGAAGGCAGGACACCGCTAGCAAGTCGGAACGTCAGGCTTTCGGTGAATGCGGTGGATTGTGGGTACGACGATCATGGTTCTCGTGGCAAGCGACAGTTTGTCTCAGGGCAAACCACAAGGTCACCTAAAGTTGTGACTTTAGTCAATGCTGATGTAGTTTCTTACCTCCGCTCTTCCGCTCGATCCGTACAGTCTAAGCCAACCAGGTACAACGTGTGCGGTCGAAGTCACGCCGAACGTTGGAGAGCCGGGCACTGTGATCCGCACTGTGACCGTCTACGACGCCCCTGCCGACGATACGTTTCTCTGTAATCGCTGGAACTGAACCGGACATGATGCACCTGGGTGGCTTCGTGTGTGCGGTCTTCGGGAGCGCGGAGGTACTGTTTCCGGACTGGATGCCCAACTTGCGTGATGCGTCGAATGTTGGATGTTGTGCAGATCGTGAGGGTATTCATTTTATTGAATTCTTGCGTAGACGCTCGATTCTCGATTCCCGATTCTCGATTCTCGATCCTCGattctcttcttccacaTCGATCGTGGTTATGGCCCAAGTGTCGCCTTTTGTACCGTTTCAACGCCGGTCCACCATGCTCAACCATCAAAGTGtgcctccctctccgccatgCTTGTTATTCCTCAATCGTCTTGACCACCTCCCAGCCGCccttgagcttctccttcCACAAGCTGACTCGGTTATCGCCGCAGGACACAGCCAGCACGTTGCCAGCCATGCTCCAGCTGACCCTCCACACAACCACATCCAAGTTCAATTCCTCGCTCTTCCATGCGCTCGCATCATTCACGTCGGCGCCCGCGGGCAGAGTCCATATCCGGACGGTGTGATCTTGAGATGCACTCGCAATGTAGGACTTCGAAAGTGGTGCTGGCGACCAAGCCACGTCACGGACCCAGTCGGTGTGTCCTTGAAGCGTGCACACGTTGTCGTAGCTCGCGGTTGTGGTGTTGAATGACCAGATCTTGACCAAGTTGTCCGAGCCTCCGGTCACGAATCTTCTTACTGGCGCTGGTGCCTGGCCTGGTGCCTGAGCACTTGTGAGTTGACCTGGCAGGATTGCGGGACTCCATGAAACTGCGTTGACACCGAGTCCGTGGGCTGGGAAGATTTGGTGCGAGAAGGAGTTGTTCTCAAAGGTCAGCACGCTGACGTTGCCATCACTGCTCGCCGCGGCGAGGTGGCATCCAGTCTCGGGTGGTGACCAGGCGACGAGGTTTACAGAAGCGGTATGAAGGGTGAATTCGTAGATGCGCTGCCACTGGCCGTTCTGCTCGCGCCAGATCAAGATGCGGCCATCGTatgaggaggatgcgagGATGGTGCCGTATTTGGGATGTGCCCAGGAGACACACCAGACAGCACCTTCGTGGCCTTTGAGTGTCTCTGTTAGGCGATGTTGGTCACCCTCAATCTCGAACATCTTGATCGTCTTGTCGGATGAACATGTCGCGAGCCGCCGGCCGTAGTAATCGAGAACCGCATCGTGCTGTCGCGTGGTCAGTCCGTTGTCCCCAGCGCCCTGGTCTTTCCCGTCTTTCTGTCACATACAATCATATCGTCGTGGCCTGAGTTCGAGATGACTTGCGCCTGAATGCTGTCAGTACCAGTGGCACGCACATGTCCAACGTCCAGCAGCGTACCATGTTGTGCTATTCCTCCGCGGTAGTGTGTTGTGACAAGGGGTCCTGATTGTGTAAGGTCTGCAGAGGATGTCCAGGTTTATCTTCAATCGAACGTGTCCACTGCTTCAACCCTGAATGAACTCCAACATTTGGGGAAGCTTTGAGATCCGCGTATCGGCCCGCTAGATTGAAGACATGCTCACTTATACTGACGACAGGCGTATGATAGAGTCCGAGAGGTTATCGGCATCCGTCTCCAGTCTTCACGTCGGTTGGCCTTGGTCGGCCTCGGCTGGCGGCTGATTCACCTCGAGCATCTTTCGCCCATGTGATGGAGATGCACTAGCAATTCGTTCACTTCTTTGTACACTTCTTGTCATGTCGGACCTTCACTTTCACCCTCCTTGTGCATAGCGACCTCTATCCTCGAATACACCTCTCCTCTACCTCCACCATGGCGGACGCAATGTGCGGGCCGTCCAACGCCCTGCAGCAATTCAAGCAGCAGACCAACGTCGACCGCACTCTTCAACAAGACCGCCTCACGTCGCGCCACCACCCGGCTCAAGGCTTCCGCTCTCAGAACACAAACGCCGCCCAGCTTGATGCCGACTTCGAGGCTTTCCAGGCGGCCTTCGATGCTCCGGTTCTGGATCACCACGCTGCGCAGTCCTTCCAATCGCCTCGTGGCTTCGCTCCTCAGAATCAAGCTCCTGCATGGGCCGCCGACTTTCAAAACCTCCAAATATCCACCCCTCCCGCCTATCAACAGCAACACTTCCAGCCGGGTCCTAGCACGTCCAATTGGGCTCAAGGATTCCAGCAGCATGTTGCTCAGAGCGCGCCTCGAGCTCAGACTTCCGCACAATCGCCGCTCGCCTTTCAGCAGCGGGCAAGATATGGGTTGACAGGCTTTCAGAGCTCCTTTGCTCAGCAAAATTATGCTCCTGTCGTTCAGCAGTCAAAGGGCAAGGAGCCGGTCATGGCGGATCAATTCGATGAGGCGGCTTTCGATCGTGCCTTTGACATGGCAAAGGAGGATATGATGCTCGATGCAGAGGAGAATGCTCAGGCGGAGGCCGAAGACCAGAGAgccgaagaagtcgaagcgaTCGTTGAGCAAGAGGCCACGAGTATGCTCAGGGAGATTGAGGAAACGGAGAAACTGCATGACTACTTGGCGAATCATTCTCTTCACCAACCCGACATAGAGCACGAGCCGATGGAGCAAATGGTCGAGCAAAGAGAGCAAGTACAACAAGCGGAACAACAGCAAGCGCCatacaacgacgacgatcagCTCGCAGCAACAGCACAGGAACTACTCGAAAAGGTCGAGCACAACCAATCGGACAAGTTCAAGAACAGCCAATTCCTCGGGCTGATGCGAAGGCTACGAGACCGAGAAGTGCGCGTGGAGGGCGATAAGATGGTTGAGACTGTCAGTCCCACTCCAAACAATCCCGAGCGTGTCCCAGCACCAACTGCCTTTCtatcctccatctcctccgtcgtcgatcatcctcttctcagAGATGACGTCTCTGATCACGAGTTCGATCACTGGGAGTCCCCATACACGTGAGAGCGAGAGCGAAGAAGAGCCAGCGCTAACCTTGTGAGTGGTTTATTATAGGCGAACGCCTCATCCGCAACGACACTCGCAGACGAGTCACTAAACGTTGCTAGCACGAATACGGATACCAGAAGGCCAATCTACAACTCAGGATCGCAGAGCTTCCATATACAAGCGCCTGTCGATACCCGCCCGCCTGACTATGGAATTCCGGAGCATCTACAGGACCACGATGCCGGGAGGATCAACCCGAATGATGGACAGGAAGTTGTGGATCTGTTGAATCAACAGGGTCCACTGACGGATGATATGGGTACGTCTTGATTTTCCGTTCATTCGCGACTCCTCCTGATGATCATCGAGCACCCAACACCTCCCTACCCGACATGCTCTACGGCTCCAGCGGCACACTTTCCTCGCCATCCTACTCCTTTTCCGACATGCTTTACGGTTCCAGCGGCACATTTTCGACCTCATCCTAGCCCATTCGACATCCTGCCCAAGCCGTGCGCATGCTGAATTCTCCAGCATACGATCCCACCTTCGCCGAGGGCTCCTACACGGCCTCGATCAACAACATGCGCACATCGTCATGATTGAAGAACAGAACCAGCTCTGACACACCGAACGTATCATAGACTCGGAGTTTCTCATGACATCGCCATTCTACCAGGACCAGGCATGACTCGCCGGAAACTCGGAGCAAGCATCGTATGAAGAGGAAGCATCGCGCTCGGCACCCGCGCCACTTGCGGAAACGACCGCGCGATCTGTGGACTACAAGCCCTGGCCAGATGCCTATCGTACAGCAGCGGGATGTTTCTTCAGGCGGGACCTGGAGGGCACTGATCCGGTCTGAGGAGTGCGGAGCTGATCACGCCGGATTGACCGTGGATGAGACATAAGTGCGAATTCGGAGGATGAATCTACGACGTGCATAGGGCGGGGGTCGTTTGACAGGAGCTCAGGCGATCAATGTGTAACTAACTATACATATATATGATCTATGGATGGTTCCCGCTCAGACGCAACATCAATCCATTGGTCTTCACGCGCAACCAATCGCGACCGTGTATGGAATCACTCGCACGGGTTGCAGCCAGAACGTCCTAGTCCTTGTTGTCGTCAAGATTGTCCTACTGCACCACTGCGTTTCGAAGGACCTGAGAAGTGGCCTTGAGTCTCGCTGCTCATGCAAGACCAGTCACCGTGGTAGCGATGATTCTGCTTGGCTTGAGTCTTATCCTGGAACAACAAAGACAGTTTTCGTAAGATGTTGCGTTCATTCTCTCTATTGTCTGCAAGTCTGCCTCGACCCTGTGACTGCCTGCCGTATGATTGATCGCTCTTTTCGCTCGCCATGCATCCAATCAGATTCGCTATGATCCCGAGTTTCCTTTTTAAAGAACCGCCAATCCCAGATGAGAACTCCCCTCCTCCAGAGCCCGGACTCCATGCAAAATGCCATTATCATCATCCAACTACATCAGCTCCACCGGCGGTCTCGCGGTATGCGGAAACTTCTTCTCTACGCCCTCCATCGGGCTCAACGGCAACGGACTCTCCGTCGTATCCTCCACCGCAATAGCCGGCAGATCGGGCGACTTGCCGTGTTCCTGGGGATCATATACCACCATCGAACCAGTTGTACCCGATCGTTGTCTGTTCACCGGCGAGCGCTGTGTCTGTGCTCCACTGTCCATGTTCTCGTACAATGCATCATCTGCTGCGGGTCGGGCGTGGAGTTTCGCGAGCGCAGAGGCGAGGTCGTCGGCGTGGACTTCCTTGTTCGGGGGCTCTTCGTTGCGCATTGTCCAGCCCACgggaggcgatggaggaggggagatgaagaagaggcgCTGGGACTTCGGAGCTTGCAGGTGTTGATCTTCTGTCAAGTCGACTTTGGTATTGGCGCCGAAGTAGACTCGCACGCGGTTTCCCAGCACGGTCTCGCCGTCCAGGAGTTGCCGGACCGCAACGGCGTCTTCGATGGTGTAGAAGGAGACGATGATGCGGCGCATCGACCGCAGAGGGCAGAAGGAGTGTGTGGGCGCGTGTGCGGTGATGGCTTGTTGGATGGATTCGAGGTTTGCGGCGGTGAATATGGAAACGTCGGCGAGGTTGGTGATGATCAGAGTGTTTGAGGCCGGCGAAGGTTGCGAGAGTTGGGGTAGGTCTGAGAGATCCAGACTGAGGGTGTGAGATCGTCTCTTGAGCGCGGGAGACATGTTCATAGTCATCGCCATGGGAATGatttggtggtggaggaggaagaggaggaggaggagagatggaATGGAAGTCGTAGGAAAGTGGCGGCAAAAGTATGAAGCGGGTTGTGGCTGAGTCGGCTTAGTGATGCGTTTGtcggtgaggtgaggtggccGTCGATGAGAATTGTTGGAAGTGAGTCGCTGGTAGAATAGGTGTGCGGGAGAGATCTGGATGCTGCTGCTTTGCAAGAATCATTCAATATCGAGGGGAGACCATGGCGACCTTTTTGATGTCCTCTTCGCTCTCGTTCCATCGTCGGGGGCAGTGCAGCAGTGCAGCATCACTACCTTAGACCAGACCTTGGCTTCCAAGCAAAGCCGTTGCTGCGCCGCCTTGACGCACGAGCGGCCGCTGTGTCTCCGCCTCCGTGAATGCAAACAATGGAAGGGGAAGATTCTAGACTGTAATCTACGGAGGCACTGCACGGTGCGCTGCGCTGCTTCGATCCTCAAGCGGAAGTGCCAGACGTTCCTCATGTGTCTTGCGTTGTCTTGTGCCGGTGCCACTACTGTCATCATCATTCACAAAGACTGCGGCTCTGCAACGCTCGGTCTGTCCGTGGCCTTTCGGATCCGACTGCCCGATCGCACCGCCTGCGCCCACATTAATCATAAACTTGTTGACGCAGCGACTGCATCTTAGGCGCCCCTCGTCACGGGCATGGGTTTGGGTCCGCATCGGTGTCCCTGCGACTGTTTGTCGATCTTGGTTATTATACTGGCTTAATCGAGGGTGTGATCAAGTACGCGCAGGAACGCAAAATGTTTCGGCTTGGAACGACTGCCGAATAACCCATGCGAAATACGATCTGTCCAACTCCAACCCATGCAGCATGCTACCGGACGTAGCGGCGACATACTCCGCCTCGACGACAGCGGAGGAGGCCGCAGCGTTGTGAAGACAGTCAATTCTGCTGCCTGTGAGGGCGGTGCTTGTGAGCCATTATGACCTGGTCGGCGGTGCTGTGCTGCACACGCGGCCCCATAACAGCGGCACTGCGCGGCGAATCCATGCGATGATCAAGATTGTGAAGGAAGACTTCATTTTGATATCTCTGCTTGAGCAGCTGAAGCATTATTATTCAACTTGCGTTATACAGCTTGAATGCGCAGTCAATATGCGAGATGCGCCGGCCTCAGCGGATGGGGTTGAGCTGCCGGATGTATGCATGCTGTTCGCAAAGCCCGTGTGTGGGATGTTGTTTGTCCACTTCCTCGCAGGACACGATACGCCGATGACACGAGTAAGGATAGCCAGACGCCGTGTATGCACGTTCTGAAGTACATTGGCGTTACAGTCCCGGAGCACGTTACCCCAACCTACACAACACGATAccgtccacctccacctccacctctcgcCTCATTCTCCTGCGCAATCAACATCCCCTCCCTCAGCTTCTCCGTCaacatcttcatcgccgAAGACACCACAATCTCAGTATCGCCCTCCACCAGAATGAACAGCTTGCTCTGCCCCTCTGGCACAGGTTTGCTCGGATCCTGGTACGACCCTTTCGTCGTGATCGATGTTCCCGTCGCCTCGAGGATCTTGGCCACATTGCTACGGTTGGTGACGGCCCAGCGAGCTTTTTGCGGAAAGTCATTGATCTCGAGGGTCGCATGAAAGGCGCCGGCGTCAGGGCCGCGGTTCTCGGGCGGTGCGCCCGGTCGCGTGCCTAGGCGGTTGGTGTTATTGGATTGTTgagtggtggtgttgtgagGAAACTTACCTTTGGTGCCTAGTCTGTTGTTGATgctggcagcagcagcggcggctTTGGCTAGTGGATCGTTGATTGCGGACGTGGAGGATGCGGGAGCGGCCTCGACTTTCTCGACCTTCATGGCGCGATCGAGATGGGCAGCGAGATCCGAGCGCAAGGAGGCAACGCCGGCAGGTGGTGCTGTAGGTTCTTCCGCAGCGGCCATGTCGGTAGCTTTGACGCCGCCTGCAGCCTTGGCCAACAGCTTATCCACCTCGGACTCCTTGCTCTTTTTGTCCTTgacgtcttcctcatcttctggCTCATCACCGGTCTTGTATATCTTCTTCTCACGCGCACGCTCTGCCGCGCGTGCAGCATCGTAGCGCTCGACACCGTGACCTCCGAAACCCGAGCTGTGAAAGGATGCCTCTCCGCTGGCGACCTTTTCCTTGTAGACTTTGGCCATTTCTCTGAGCTCGTCTGGAACTTCTTGCTTGCTGTCCTCGAGTGCGCGGACGAGGAAACCAGCGTACCGCTCTTGGGCTGGAGTGACAAAGGTCACTGCGGTGCCTGTATTTCCAGCACGACCTGTACGACCAGCTCGATGAACATAGTCCTCTCCGTGGTTGGGACAATCGTAGTTGATCACAAGCTTCAGCTGCTTCACGTCCAAGCCACGAGCCGCGACCGAAGTTGCCACCATGATGGGAAAGATGCCAGCCTTGAAGTCAATGATCGCTTGGTCACGATCGATTTGTTCGCGGCCACCGTGAACTGACACGCTTGGGTAGCCTTTCTTGCCAAGCTGCTTGAAGATCAGGTCAGCAGTCTCCTGCCTCTCGACGAATATCAAAGAGCgagcttcttcatctccttcaaTCAGATCACCAAGCAGTTGCAATGTGCGAACAAACTTCGTCTCTTCTGGTCGGACTTCGATCATTTGAGTGATCTCAGGCGCGACAACACTTCGGCCACCCACGAGAATCTCGACAGGCTTCGTCAAAGCTTTGCGCGCGAGAGATTCCATTTTCTTTGGGAACGTGGCAGAAAATAGCACCGTTTGACGATCTGGTCGAATATTGCCCAGCATCTTGGTGATTTGTGGTTCGAAACCCATGTCGAACATGCGGTCGGCTTCATCCAACACCACGTAGCTCACTCGGCGCAAGTTCGTCACGCGCCCGGAGTTGGCAGCGAGGAGATCGATCATACGGCCAGGCGTGCATACAATGACTTCAGCTCCGCGCTTCAGCTCACCGATTTGCTCCTTAATTGGCGCACCGCCGTAGGCACAAACTCCACGAAGACCCAGTGCTTTGAGGTATGGTTTGCACTCACGATGGATCTGAACTGCAAGCTCTCGAGTCGGGGCCATGATCAGCCCGATTGGGCCTTCCAGGTTTGCGACGGGACGCTGATCCTTGATGTGCCTGAACATGGGCAGAATGAAGGCCAGAGTCTTGCCGGATCCAGTCTTGGCAATACCAATCGTGTCACGGCCGGACATGAGCGCGGGAAGAGCCTGCGACTGAATTGCCGTAGGATTCTCAAACTTCTGCTCGTTGATAACCTCGATGACCTGTGCTGGAAATCCACATTGCGACCATTTGGTTATCGGCTTGGGGATGTCGACACCATGCACGGTAATGTTGTCCAGTTCCGCTCGCATCTTCTCGACGTCCTCTGTGGTCATGTCGGCGATTTCAGCCGACTCGGCATAGAACTTCTTGCGAATCTCCTCGTAATTCACCTTGCTGTGATCCGTGTTGGGTACTTCCTTCCGCTTGTGCCTAGGATTCAGCAACAAGTCTTCGGTATCGTCGCCGACTGCATCGAAGTCCGGACCGTCGTCCAGACTGAATTCTTGATTGACGCGCTTGCCACCTTTGATCTCACGGGGAGCTTCAACCTGGTCCAGATTGCTCATGAAGGCTTCGAGGGGgtccatctcctcgtcttcgtccattTTGTCCGCCTGGCTGTCTCGCGCAACCGTTACAGCAACGGTCGTCGCCGTGTCTTCGGTATTGCCCATCGTAATGTCATTTTGCTCCTTTTGTGCCTGCTTCGCACGTCTTCGAGCCGCCTTTCTTGCAGCCTTCGCCTCGGCTTCCTCGCTGAGGTCACCGGAGATGGCGGTCTGCTCGTCTTGATCATTCTCGTCATCATTAGCATACATTGCGTCGCCAGCAGACTCAACTTCAGGGAGCTGCGAGAGCTTCTTAAGCTTTCGAtggtcttcctcttcgtcgtcgaaagTAGTTGCGTTACGCATAGCGGCAGCGGTTTTCTCTGCGGCGCCCTTGTTCAAGCCGAATCCGCTCATCTTCACATCACCGACGAGTGCTCCTGATTTGGCTGATGGCGGATGTTGGTTTCCCTTAACAGGCTGATCAGGAATGCGTCCCATAGACGCGGCTCCATTTTTCATCGCTGGAACAGCTCCCGCATCCAGTGTAGAGGCATCGCCTCTCATTTTGGCCATCTTGACCTCAGTACGACGCTTGATTTCCTTGGGATCAAACTTTAATCGTGGCTTAGCTTCGAGCTGTGGAACCGGTGCAGGAGGGGCCTCTTCCACTGTAGCTGGGTTTGACGGAGCGGGCGAATCGGGAGCTGGCGATGCTGGAATAGAGGATCCGCCAGCGTCGGAAGTCGCTTTggccatcttcttcgccaatACGTCTTTCTTCCATGCTTCGAGTTTGGCGCGTCGTTCTTCCTGTAAAGCCTTCTCTGCTGCGGTTCGCTTTTCCTCTTCGGCCTTTACGGCTgccatcttctccagctcGGCGGCACTCAGGTGAGGGGATGCGGTACGTGACTTGTTCTGTAGGTTTAGCCGAGTCTCGGAAAAAGCTTTGCTCGGGGGATGGCATACCTGTTCCCGTCGTGAATGGCTAGACTCGTATCTTGGGCGTTTGGAGAGTCTGTTCGAGTCATCGTAGTGATCGTCATCGCGCGAGCTACGATGTCCAGAACTTCTCACCGGGGAATAGTCCCTGCTTCTGCGTTCGCCGCGCCTGGAATCGTACCGGTCACGGTCGCTGTCTCGGTGACGCTCCTTCGGCCGGTCATGATATCGCGAGTCGCCTCGATCCTCTCCACGTCCGCTGTCGCGGTCCCGACTTCTGTCCCGGCGTGCTCCTCGTCCATCTCGATCCTCGCGGCGCTGATTGTGGTCAAAGTCTGTCCTGTATGAGTTCGGCGAGTGTGCTCTTACATCACGGCTTGGTGACCGACGATGACTTCGACCatcgcggcggcggtctTCATCTCTCCTATAACCATTTGGTGAGCGGCCCATTTTGCACGGCCGAGTTGGGCGTTCGTCCGTACAAGCCTGCTCTTGCTTTCCTTCGCTAATCTGTCCTTGTAACGTCGTACGTCCACATGTGTTTGCAATTTCTCCTCGTTTGTTCGACTTCAATCCGCCGCGTGCCTGCCTGGCGACCTTCCTCCGCTGTCCTCCGTCGCTGCTTCTCCGCTTTCCTCTTCTCAGTCCCGGTCGGACCTTACCTCAGATTGCCGAGCTATCGATCGGTGGTGATTCCTCGCGCTTGGAGTTCAGTGAAATTATCGTGCAGGATCGTGCGCGGGTCGTGTAATCGCGTGGGTGTCGTGAATTCGGCGTCGTTAACAGTTTCGAAGAAAGTGGATGCAGCAAGAGCGA
Coding sequences:
- a CDS encoding calcipressin (Calcipressin, calcineurin inhibitor) yields the protein MSPALKRRSHTLSLDLSDLPQLSQPSPASNTLIITNLADVSIFTAANLESIQQAITAHAPTHSFCPLRSMRRIIVSFYTIEDAVAVRQLLDGETVLGNRVRVYFGANTKVDLTEDQHLQAPKSQRLFFISPPPSPPVGWTMRNEEPPNKEVHADDLASALAKLHARPAADDALYENMDSGAQTQRSPVNRQRSGTTGSMVVYDPQEHGKSPDLPAIAVEDTTESPLPLSPMEGVEKKFPHTARPPVELM